The Skermanella pratensis genome has a window encoding:
- a CDS encoding DUF3830 family protein: MENLKITINEMVFDARLELQAAPKTCAAFIQRLPFDSQVVHVRWSGEGVWIPLGDYDFGVGYENHTSYPAPGQIILYPGGISETEILLAYGGVQFASKMGQLAGNHFITLTSDWRTCPRSAASPCGTAPRRSGSRRRDGKPGS; encoded by the coding sequence ATGGAAAATCTGAAGATCACCATCAACGAGATGGTCTTCGACGCACGACTGGAACTCCAGGCGGCGCCGAAGACCTGTGCCGCCTTCATCCAGCGCCTGCCGTTCGATTCCCAGGTCGTCCATGTCCGCTGGAGCGGCGAAGGCGTCTGGATCCCGCTCGGCGACTATGATTTCGGCGTCGGATACGAGAACCACACCAGCTATCCGGCCCCGGGCCAGATCATCCTGTATCCCGGCGGGATCAGCGAGACCGAGATCCTGCTGGCCTATGGCGGGGTGCAGTTCGCCAGCAAGATGGGCCAGCTGGCCGGCAACCACTTCATCACCCTGACCTCGGACTGGAGAACCTGCCCGAGGTCGGCCGCCTCGCCCTGTGGCACGGCGCCCAGAAGATCAGGTTCGAGGCGGCGTGACGGGAAGCCCGGATCGTGA
- a CDS encoding MBL fold metallo-hydrolase, translated as MMKPEVIPFFDEATNTVSYVVVDPATKAAALIDSVLDFDPKSGRTSTASADRLVAAVHERGLTVEWILETHIHADHLSAAPYLKEKLGGRIGIGEHIREVQKVFRTLFNMEPAFVTDGRQFDHLFADGERFDVGGLECRAIHTPGHTPADMTYVVGDAAFVGDTLFQPDYGTARCDFPGGDAHALYRSIRRILDLPPETRLFTGHDYKPPGRDHFAWESTVSLQRARNVHVHDGVGEEEFVALREARDRTLDMPKLIIPSIQVNVRAGRLPPPEGNGKRYLKIPIDAL; from the coding sequence ATGATGAAACCGGAGGTCATCCCCTTTTTCGACGAGGCGACCAACACCGTCAGCTACGTGGTCGTCGATCCCGCCACCAAGGCCGCGGCCCTGATCGACAGCGTGCTCGACTTCGACCCGAAATCGGGGCGCACCTCGACCGCCTCGGCGGACCGCCTGGTCGCGGCGGTGCATGAGCGCGGCCTCACGGTCGAGTGGATACTGGAGACCCATATCCACGCCGATCACCTGTCCGCCGCTCCCTACCTGAAGGAGAAGCTCGGCGGGCGCATCGGCATCGGGGAGCATATACGCGAGGTCCAGAAGGTCTTCCGGACCCTGTTCAACATGGAGCCGGCCTTCGTCACCGACGGGCGTCAGTTCGACCACCTGTTCGCCGACGGCGAGCGGTTCGATGTCGGCGGGCTTGAGTGCAGGGCCATCCACACGCCGGGCCACACGCCGGCCGACATGACCTATGTGGTCGGCGACGCGGCTTTCGTCGGCGATACGCTGTTCCAGCCCGATTACGGCACGGCGCGTTGCGACTTCCCCGGCGGCGATGCCCACGCCCTGTACCGCTCCATCCGGCGCATCCTGGACCTGCCGCCCGAAACCCGGCTGTTCACCGGCCATGACTACAAGCCACCGGGCCGGGATCATTTCGCCTGGGAAAGCACGGTATCTCTGCAGCGGGCGCGCAACGTCCATGTCCATGACGGCGTGGGCGAGGAGGAGTTCGTCGCCCTGCGCGAGGCCCGCGACAGGACGCTCGACATGCCGAAGCTGATCATCCCTTCGATCCAGGTGAACGTCCGGGCGGGCCGGTTGCCGCCGCCGGAGGGCAACGGCAAGCGCTACCTGAAGATCCCCATCGACGCTCTTTGA
- a CDS encoding RluA family pseudouridine synthase produces MTAEEEDDIEDTDGEADPGGEPFSFTAAEADRGERLDKLLACGLDGLSRTRIRSLIDQGRVSSLGRTIADPSLRVKPGQIFDVLVPEPEPALPVPQEIPLSVAYEDDDLLVVDKPAGMVVHPAAGNADGTLVNALLWHCGDRLSGIGGVRRPGIVHRLDKETSGLMVVAKNDLAHAGLAAQFADRSLSRTYRAVVAGVPSPTRGEITGNIGRSSSDRKKMAVVSGGKPALTRYRVIKAFGTWASLVECTLATGRTHQIRVHMTHVGHPLIGDPVYGGRKSGIRGAARTGSDGSAASRARGIPEPARDAVVGFGRQALHAVALRFNHPRDARPMQFESELPMDIQRLIASLESI; encoded by the coding sequence ATGACGGCTGAAGAAGAGGACGACATTGAGGACACGGACGGCGAAGCCGATCCGGGGGGCGAGCCGTTCAGCTTCACCGCGGCCGAGGCGGACCGGGGCGAACGGTTGGACAAGCTTCTGGCCTGCGGGCTCGACGGCCTGTCGCGCACCCGTATCCGCTCGCTGATCGACCAGGGCCGGGTTTCGAGTCTCGGGCGGACGATAGCCGACCCGTCATTGCGGGTCAAACCCGGCCAGATCTTCGACGTCCTGGTGCCCGAGCCGGAACCGGCGCTCCCCGTCCCCCAGGAAATCCCGCTCAGCGTCGCCTACGAGGACGACGACCTGCTGGTGGTCGACAAGCCCGCCGGCATGGTGGTCCATCCGGCCGCGGGCAATGCCGACGGGACGCTGGTCAACGCCCTGCTGTGGCATTGCGGCGACCGCCTGTCCGGCATCGGCGGCGTCCGCAGGCCGGGTATCGTCCACCGGCTCGACAAGGAGACCAGCGGGCTGATGGTGGTGGCGAAGAACGACTTGGCGCATGCCGGCCTGGCCGCCCAGTTCGCCGACCGGTCGCTCAGCCGGACCTACCGGGCGGTCGTGGCCGGAGTCCCCTCCCCCACCCGGGGCGAGATCACCGGCAATATCGGGCGCAGTTCGTCGGACCGAAAGAAGATGGCGGTCGTCTCCGGCGGCAAGCCCGCGCTGACCCGCTATCGCGTGATCAAGGCGTTCGGAACCTGGGCGTCACTCGTGGAATGCACCCTGGCGACCGGCCGCACGCATCAAATAAGGGTGCATATGACCCATGTCGGACATCCACTGATCGGCGATCCGGTCTATGGTGGTCGGAAAAGTGGAATTAGGGGAGCTGCAAGGACCGGCAGCGACGGGTCGGCGGCATCAAGGGCCCGCGGAATTCCGGAACCGGCGCGGGACGCGGTTGTTGGATTCGGTCGACAAGCCCTGCACGCCGTGGCGCTGCGGTTCAACCACCCGCGCGACGCCCGTCCGATGCAGTTCGAATCCGAATTACCTATGGACATCCAAAGGTTAATAGCCAGCTTGGAATCGATTTAA
- a CDS encoding ring-opening amidohydrolase, with product MTSGIRPGVAVHRVATTGPDDVAGLERLVRAGELDPAGIVAILGKTEGNGCVNDFSRGFATQSLKLFLQGHVGREAAGRVCLVMSGGTEGALSPHWIVFERRESDESARGPALAMGSAITPDLPPEHLGRRAQVEMVARGVADAMERAGIADPAAVHFVQIKCPLLTAARAAEAEARGRATATRDTLKSMGLSRGASALGVAVALGELSIGEIPNGAIGTDMGLWSGRASTSSGIELMGHEILVLGMSPDWTGPLAIDHAVMRDAADIGPLRAALARLGLDAEGQLDASARARVRAVLAKAEASRSGTVRGLRHTMLDDSDISATRHARAFVAGVLAGTMGMTDLFVSGGAEHQGPDGGGPVAIIAERA from the coding sequence ATGACATCAGGCATTCGCCCCGGCGTCGCGGTCCACCGCGTCGCGACCACCGGCCCCGACGACGTGGCCGGGCTCGAACGGCTGGTCCGGGCGGGCGAGCTGGACCCGGCCGGGATTGTCGCGATCCTCGGCAAGACGGAAGGAAACGGCTGCGTCAACGATTTCAGCCGGGGCTTCGCCACCCAAAGCCTCAAGTTGTTCCTCCAGGGGCATGTCGGGCGGGAGGCGGCCGGGCGCGTCTGCCTCGTGATGTCCGGCGGGACCGAGGGCGCCCTCTCCCCCCACTGGATCGTGTTCGAGCGCCGGGAGTCGGATGAGTCGGCGCGCGGTCCGGCGCTCGCCATGGGAAGCGCCATCACCCCCGACCTGCCGCCCGAGCATCTGGGCCGCCGCGCCCAGGTGGAGATGGTCGCGCGGGGAGTTGCCGACGCCATGGAGCGAGCGGGCATCGCCGATCCGGCCGCCGTGCATTTCGTGCAGATCAAGTGCCCGCTGCTGACGGCGGCCCGCGCCGCCGAGGCCGAGGCCCGGGGCCGGGCGACCGCCACGCGCGACACGCTGAAGTCCATGGGGCTGTCGCGCGGCGCCAGCGCGTTGGGCGTCGCCGTGGCGCTGGGCGAGCTGTCGATCGGGGAAATCCCCAACGGCGCCATCGGCACCGACATGGGCCTGTGGTCCGGGCGGGCCAGCACCTCGTCGGGGATCGAGCTGATGGGCCACGAGATCCTGGTGCTCGGCATGAGTCCGGACTGGACCGGTCCGCTCGCCATCGACCATGCGGTGATGCGGGATGCCGCCGACATCGGCCCGTTGCGCGCGGCGCTGGCGCGGCTGGGCCTCGACGCGGAGGGGCAGCTCGACGCCTCCGCGCGGGCCAGGGTCAGGGCCGTGCTCGCCAAGGCGGAGGCGTCGCGAAGCGGCACCGTGCGGGGGCTGCGGCACACGATGCTGGACGACAGCGACATCTCGGCGACCCGGCATGCCCGCGCCTTCGTCGCCGGCGTGCTGGCCGGGACGATGGGCATGACCGACCTGTTCGTTTCCGGCGGGGCCGAGCACCAGGGACCGGACGGCGGCGGGCCGGTCGCGATCATCGCGGAACGGGCCTGA
- a CDS encoding permease has protein sequence MEPSAILVRIVQSGFGSLAAYLAAHVLLCLVPAFFIAGGLSALLPKSVITRFLGPGAPKAIAYPAATAAGSLLAVCSCTIVPLFAGIYRKGAGLGPAITFLFFAPAANILALTYTGAALGAEFAAARLVLSLVFGIGIGMIMALVFSKDDRVHAGEADGAFAGSERFQLPAVVLMLLLVLLLVAGTLKVGILLDSYASVTLPIHGMDEVEATLHRMIPFDPARGEEGIGAQGAVLVLLLGIIAAVAPLGLGRVDEGFNRWTWAALALVVLTLGVASVGVQPGADGVTLHLTGRLVGVAATMAAIIRVACRHIDRFEIQQWLWESWRFVRQIFPLLVVGVFAVGVLRVFIRPEWVETMAGSNTVLANLVGVVFGVFMYFPTLVEVPVAQMFLALGMHPGPLLAYLMADPELSLQSILITASIIGRTKAWAYVGLVALFSTAAGLTFGAWRDGVSPWLLGGGFVLFLLVLAAVLHAFHRRTGTMTKAA, from the coding sequence GTGGAACCGTCCGCCATTCTCGTCCGGATCGTGCAGAGCGGGTTCGGAAGCCTCGCGGCCTATCTGGCCGCGCATGTGCTGCTGTGCCTCGTCCCGGCCTTTTTCATAGCCGGTGGTCTCTCCGCGCTGTTGCCGAAGTCGGTGATCACCCGCTTCCTGGGGCCTGGCGCGCCGAAGGCCATAGCCTATCCGGCGGCCACGGCCGCCGGAAGCCTGCTGGCCGTCTGCTCCTGCACCATCGTCCCGCTGTTCGCGGGCATCTACAGGAAGGGCGCCGGGCTGGGGCCGGCCATCACCTTCCTGTTCTTCGCGCCCGCGGCCAACATCCTGGCGCTGACCTACACGGGCGCCGCCCTGGGGGCCGAGTTCGCGGCGGCGCGTCTCGTGCTGTCGCTGGTCTTCGGTATCGGCATCGGAATGATCATGGCGCTGGTCTTCAGCAAGGACGACCGCGTCCATGCCGGCGAGGCCGACGGCGCTTTTGCCGGGAGCGAGCGCTTCCAACTCCCGGCCGTCGTCCTGATGCTGCTCCTGGTGCTGCTGCTCGTCGCCGGGACCCTGAAGGTCGGCATCCTGCTCGACAGCTATGCGAGCGTCACCCTGCCGATCCACGGAATGGACGAGGTCGAGGCGACGCTGCACCGGATGATCCCCTTCGATCCCGCGCGGGGAGAGGAGGGGATCGGCGCGCAAGGAGCGGTCCTCGTCCTGCTGCTGGGCATCATCGCGGCGGTGGCCCCGCTCGGACTGGGCCGGGTGGACGAGGGATTCAACCGCTGGACTTGGGCGGCGCTGGCTCTGGTCGTGCTGACCCTGGGGGTGGCCTCCGTCGGCGTGCAGCCCGGGGCCGACGGCGTCACGCTTCACCTGACCGGGAGGCTGGTGGGCGTGGCGGCTACCATGGCGGCGATCATCCGGGTCGCCTGCCGCCACATCGACCGGTTCGAGATTCAGCAATGGCTGTGGGAAAGCTGGCGGTTCGTCCGCCAGATCTTCCCGCTGCTGGTCGTCGGCGTCTTCGCGGTGGGAGTCCTGCGCGTGTTCATCCGGCCGGAATGGGTGGAGACGATGGCCGGCAGCAACACCGTGCTCGCCAATCTGGTGGGCGTCGTCTTCGGCGTGTTCATGTACTTCCCGACCCTGGTCGAGGTGCCGGTCGCGCAGATGTTCCTGGCGCTCGGCATGCATCCGGGGCCGCTGCTGGCCTACCTGATGGCGGATCCCGAATTGAGCCTGCAAAGCATCCTGATCACCGCCAGCATCATCGGCCGGACCAAGGCGTGGGCCTATGTCGGCCTGGTGGCGCTGTTCAGCACGGCGGCGGGCTTGACCTTCGGGGCATGGCGGGACGGAGTCAGCCCATGGCTGCTCGGTGGAGGCTTCGTGCTTTTCCTGCTGGTCCTCGCCGCGGTCCTGCATGCCTTCCATCGCCGGACCGGCACCATGACGAAGGCCGCCTGA
- a CDS encoding threonine aldolase family protein has translation MNFTSDNVTGAAPEILEALVAASSGPTPSYGEDPLTARVSERLSALFGHEVAVFPVATGSAANALALAAVAPPYGAIYCHEMAHVNTDECGAPEMFTAGAKLVGLPGAGGKIEPATLRATLETAGAGVVHHVQPAAVTLTQATESGTVYTPAEVAALSEVARSHGLPVHMDGARFANAVARLGCSPADVTWRAGVDVLSFGATKNGALAAEAVVFFKPELARSFAFRRKRAGHLFSKMRFLSAQLDAYLEGGLWLRLATHANAMADRLAAGLTALPGAALRDPVEANEIFISLPEPVTAGLLERGYGFYRWDGPVVRLVTAWNTSAEDVDRMIADARALAKT, from the coding sequence GTGAACTTCACCAGTGACAACGTGACCGGCGCCGCGCCGGAAATCCTTGAAGCCCTCGTCGCCGCATCGTCGGGCCCGACGCCGTCCTATGGCGAGGACCCGCTGACCGCCCGCGTTTCGGAAAGGCTGTCGGCCCTGTTCGGCCACGAGGTGGCGGTCTTTCCCGTGGCGACCGGATCGGCCGCCAACGCGCTGGCCCTGGCCGCCGTGGCACCGCCCTATGGCGCGATCTACTGCCATGAAATGGCCCACGTCAACACCGACGAGTGCGGCGCGCCGGAGATGTTCACCGCGGGCGCCAAGCTGGTGGGATTGCCCGGCGCCGGCGGCAAGATCGAACCCGCGACCCTGCGCGCCACCCTGGAAACGGCGGGCGCCGGCGTCGTGCACCATGTCCAGCCGGCGGCGGTGACGCTGACCCAGGCGACCGAGTCCGGCACGGTCTATACCCCTGCCGAGGTTGCGGCCCTGTCGGAGGTGGCACGGTCCCACGGCCTGCCGGTCCACATGGACGGCGCCCGCTTCGCCAATGCCGTGGCGCGGCTGGGCTGCTCCCCCGCCGACGTGACGTGGCGGGCCGGCGTGGACGTGCTGTCGTTCGGCGCCACCAAGAACGGCGCCCTGGCCGCCGAGGCGGTGGTCTTCTTCAAGCCGGAACTGGCCCGAAGCTTCGCCTTCCGCCGCAAGCGCGCCGGGCACCTGTTCAGCAAGATGCGCTTCCTGTCGGCCCAGCTCGACGCCTATCTGGAGGGCGGCCTGTGGCTGCGCCTCGCGACCCATGCGAACGCCATGGCCGACCGCCTGGCCGCCGGACTGACGGCACTGCCCGGGGCCGCCCTGCGCGACCCGGTGGAAGCCAACGAGATCTTCATCAGCCTGCCCGAGCCGGTCACCGCCGGCCTGCTGGAGCGGGGTTACGGCTTCTACCGCTGGGACGGCCCGGTGGTGAGGCTGGTGACGGCCTGGAACACCTCGGCCGAGGACGTGGACCGGATGATCGCCGACGCGCGGGCCTTGGCGAAAACTTGA
- a CDS encoding thioredoxin family protein, with amino-acid sequence MRVKVLGPGCARCKRLEELTREAAQEAGVAVEIEHVTDMARILDHSVISTPGLVVGDEVKVSGRLPRREEIVAWLKQAAA; translated from the coding sequence ATGCGAGTCAAAGTCCTTGGGCCGGGTTGCGCCCGCTGCAAGCGCCTGGAGGAGTTGACCCGGGAGGCGGCGCAGGAAGCCGGCGTCGCCGTCGAGATCGAGCATGTCACGGACATGGCCCGGATCCTCGATCACTCCGTCATCAGCACGCCGGGCCTCGTCGTCGGGGACGAGGTCAAGGTGTCCGGCCGGTTGCCGCGCCGGGAGGAGATCGTGGCCTGGCTGAAGCAAGCCGCCGCATAG
- a CDS encoding c-type cytochrome: MAGLSWKAAILLGAAATPWVTDAGQARSGDPAAGGRIAEQWCSSCHVVSGAGTDAVPSLERIARDIPAAQGDPGFARLRQWLADPHPPMPNLSLSDAEIIDIAAYLETLAR; encoded by the coding sequence ATGGCCGGACTATCCTGGAAGGCAGCGATCCTGTTGGGAGCCGCGGCGACCCCCTGGGTCACCGACGCCGGCCAGGCGCGGAGCGGCGATCCCGCCGCCGGGGGACGCATCGCCGAACAGTGGTGCTCGTCCTGCCACGTCGTCTCGGGAGCCGGAACCGACGCGGTCCCGAGCCTGGAGCGCATCGCCAGGGATATTCCCGCCGCGCAGGGAGATCCGGGATTCGCCCGGTTGAGGCAGTGGCTGGCCGATCCGCACCCGCCGATGCCGAACCTCTCCCTGTCGGACGCCGAGATCATCGACATCGCGGCCTATCTTGAAACCCTGGCGCGCTGA
- a CDS encoding sulfite exporter TauE/SafE family protein, translating into MQELLTILSGSLVGFTLGLIGGGGSILAVPLLLYVVGMPDPHVAIGTSALAVAVSAFANLAQHARAGTVKWPCAVTFAASGVLGALVGSTIGKAVEGEKLLFLFALAMVAVGVSMLRRRGGEGDSTVHIDRRIAARLLAIGFLVGTVSGLFGIGGGFLVVPGILFGSGMAVLNAVGSSLFSVGAFGLTTAANYAVSGLIDWTVAGLFIAGGLAGGFAGLKAAVRLSTRKGALTRIFAGVMFAVAAYMLYRNAGAFGLL; encoded by the coding sequence ATGCAAGAACTCCTCACGATCCTGTCCGGCTCGCTGGTCGGATTTACCCTCGGCCTGATCGGCGGCGGGGGGTCGATCCTGGCCGTGCCGCTGCTGCTCTACGTGGTGGGAATGCCGGATCCCCACGTCGCGATCGGCACCAGCGCGCTGGCGGTCGCCGTCAGCGCCTTCGCCAACCTTGCCCAGCACGCCCGGGCCGGGACGGTGAAGTGGCCGTGCGCCGTGACCTTCGCCGCCTCCGGCGTGCTCGGGGCCTTGGTCGGGTCGACCATCGGAAAGGCGGTGGAGGGCGAGAAGCTGCTGTTCCTGTTCGCGCTGGCGATGGTCGCGGTCGGGGTTTCCATGCTGCGCCGGCGGGGCGGCGAGGGTGATTCCACGGTCCACATCGACCGGCGCATCGCGGCTCGGCTGCTGGCCATCGGGTTCCTGGTCGGGACCGTATCGGGCCTGTTCGGGATCGGCGGCGGCTTCCTGGTCGTGCCCGGCATCCTGTTCGGCAGCGGCATGGCGGTGCTCAATGCCGTCGGTTCTTCCCTGTTCTCGGTCGGCGCCTTCGGCCTCACCACGGCGGCCAACTACGCCGTTTCCGGCCTGATCGACTGGACGGTCGCGGGCCTGTTCATCGCGGGCGGGCTGGCGGGCGGCTTCGCCGGGCTGAAGGCGGCGGTCCGGCTGTCCACCCGCAAGGGGGCGCTGACCCGAATCTTCGCCGGCGTCATGTTCGCCGTCGCCGCCTACATGCTGTACCGGAACGCGGGCGCCTTCGGCCTGCTCTGA
- the trxC gene encoding thioredoxin TrxC yields MSESIHVACPNCDTLNRMPRDRLGQKGKCGRCGGTLFQGKPLALDADRFAVHAERSDLPLLVDFWAAWCGPCRMMAPVFEQAAARLEPRVRLAKVDTETVPELAARFGIRSIPTLVLVHRGREVARTAGAMPLPALLAWVGEHEMKSG; encoded by the coding sequence ATGTCCGAGAGCATTCACGTCGCATGCCCGAATTGCGACACCCTCAACCGCATGCCGCGCGACCGCCTGGGCCAGAAGGGCAAATGCGGCCGGTGCGGCGGCACCCTGTTCCAGGGCAAGCCGCTGGCCCTGGATGCCGACCGGTTCGCGGTCCATGCGGAGCGGAGCGACCTGCCGCTCCTGGTTGATTTCTGGGCCGCGTGGTGTGGCCCCTGCCGGATGATGGCCCCCGTTTTCGAACAGGCGGCGGCCCGGCTCGAACCCCGTGTCCGGTTGGCCAAGGTCGACACGGAAACCGTTCCGGAGCTGGCCGCCCGTTTCGGGATCAGGAGCATCCCGACCCTGGTTCTGGTCCACCGGGGCCGAGAAGTCGCGCGGACCGCCGGAGCGATGCCGCTTCCGGCGCTGCTCGCCTGGGTCGGGGAGCATGAGATGAAGTCGGGTTGA
- a CDS encoding ArsR/SmtB family transcription factor: MVEPNGSPMNPAELEAQAAEAESFLRSLASRQRLMILCSLAEGEMQAGELVRRLGRSQSNVSQHPAKLREEDPVATRREGAAIHYRIASDRIRPTLAELHRLFRAESRPG; encoded by the coding sequence ATGGTCGAACCGAACGGCAGTCCGATGAACCCGGCAGAGCTGGAGGCGCAGGCCGCAGAGGCGGAATCGTTCCTGCGGTCGCTGGCGAGCCGCCAGCGCCTGATGATCCTGTGCTCGCTTGCCGAAGGCGAGATGCAGGCCGGCGAGTTGGTCCGGCGGCTGGGCCGATCCCAGTCCAACGTGTCGCAGCATCCCGCGAAGCTGCGCGAAGAGGATCCCGTGGCGACCCGGCGCGAGGGAGCCGCGATCCACTACCGCATCGCATCGGACCGTATCCGCCCGACCCTGGCCGAATTGCACCGTCTGTTCCGCGCCGAAAGCCGACCCGGCTGA
- a CDS encoding acetamidase/formamidase family protein has translation MPGRIELLPEPGTVHWGHFDAALAPVAEIAGGGTVVIHTVSGGRDDLPPPGSGMTVRPEHRRILDAVEPDMGPHIMTGPVAVRGAEPGDALRVEILDVALRENWGFNLIRPGAGALPDRFPDHRRIHLPIDRAAGKVLTPWGLEIPARPFFGVMGTAPAPDLGRLTSIVPGAFGGNIDNKELTAGSVLYLPVWTEGALFSAGDGHAAQGDGEVCLTAVETGLTGTFRIDLVKRAGLTSPRAETPDHLITMGFDEDLDEAARMALIEMIGLITERTPLSEEEAYRLCSLAADLRVTQLVNRRKGIHAMLGRWALRTKPIP, from the coding sequence ATGCCCGGCCGGATCGAACTCCTCCCCGAACCCGGAACGGTCCACTGGGGCCATTTCGACGCGGCGCTGGCCCCGGTCGCCGAGATCGCCGGCGGCGGCACCGTCGTCATCCATACCGTGAGCGGCGGCCGGGACGACCTGCCGCCGCCCGGCTCCGGCATGACGGTCCGGCCCGAGCACCGGCGCATCCTCGACGCGGTCGAGCCGGACATGGGGCCGCACATCATGACCGGCCCCGTCGCCGTCCGGGGCGCCGAACCGGGCGACGCGCTTCGCGTCGAGATCCTGGACGTGGCGCTGCGCGAGAATTGGGGCTTCAACCTGATCAGGCCGGGCGCCGGAGCCCTGCCGGACCGGTTCCCCGATCACCGGCGGATACACCTGCCGATCGACCGGGCGGCGGGAAAGGTGCTGACGCCCTGGGGGCTGGAGATCCCGGCCCGTCCTTTCTTCGGCGTGATGGGCACCGCGCCGGCGCCGGACCTGGGGCGGCTCACCTCGATCGTGCCGGGAGCCTTCGGCGGCAACATCGACAACAAGGAGCTGACGGCAGGATCGGTCCTGTACCTGCCGGTCTGGACGGAGGGCGCGCTGTTCTCTGCCGGCGACGGCCACGCCGCCCAGGGCGACGGGGAGGTCTGCCTGACCGCGGTGGAGACGGGCCTGACCGGAACCTTCCGCATCGACCTGGTAAAGCGGGCCGGACTGACGTCTCCCCGGGCGGAAACGCCGGACCACCTGATCACCATGGGCTTCGACGAGGACCTGGACGAGGCCGCGCGCATGGCCCTGATAGAGATGATCGGGCTGATCACCGAACGCACGCCCCTGTCGGAGGAGGAAGCCTACCGGCTGTGCAGCCTTGCAGCCGACCTGCGCGTCACGCAATTGGTGAACCGGCGCAAGGGCATCCATGCCATGCTGGGGCGCTGGGCGCTCCGGACGAAACCAATCCCCTGA
- a CDS encoding amidohydrolase family protein gives MTERSIACAGLLHGRGYDLQGPCRVSLDGGRIAGVAGIDGEADPLFVLPVLVNAHDHGRPVRSSSFGAAGKPLELWLQYLALLPAVDPYLAAAASLGRSALGGAGAVMVHHTRVQGLTPLPLEAAEVARAAADIGVRIGFAVALKDRNPLVYGPSEEVLALLPEDARREIARRTGNAPMPVEDQIRLVEEVAGAAAGDLVDVQYGPTGVQWCSPGLLRAVADASARTGRRVHMHCLETRYQRDWADRNFAGEPGGMFAFLKGIGLLSPRLTLAHCTWARPEELDLIAESGATVAVNTGSNLGIRSGIAPVAEMVARGCKVALGLDGLTLNEDDDALGEMRLANALHRGWGFDTAIDETAMLRIALANGRAAVTGRDEGGAIEPGAPADLLLLDTGRLDSDRLVPDLSPRDLLFARAGAGHVAEVIVAGRTVVRRGKVTGIDHDAAQAELLDRMRHGIKENDALRAALPELGRALHRHFAAAPCC, from the coding sequence ATGACGGAAAGATCCATCGCCTGCGCCGGCCTGCTCCACGGCAGGGGCTACGACCTGCAGGGGCCGTGCCGGGTCTCGCTCGACGGCGGCCGGATCGCCGGCGTGGCGGGGATCGACGGGGAGGCCGACCCGCTGTTCGTCCTGCCGGTGCTGGTCAACGCCCACGACCACGGCCGGCCCGTGCGGTCCAGTTCCTTCGGGGCGGCGGGCAAGCCGCTGGAACTCTGGCTCCAGTACCTGGCGCTGCTGCCGGCGGTGGACCCGTACCTCGCCGCCGCGGCCTCGCTGGGCCGCAGCGCCCTGGGCGGGGCCGGCGCCGTCATGGTCCATCATACGCGGGTGCAGGGATTGACCCCGCTTCCCCTGGAAGCCGCCGAGGTCGCCCGCGCCGCCGCCGACATCGGGGTGCGGATCGGCTTCGCGGTCGCGCTGAAGGACCGCAACCCCTTGGTCTACGGCCCGTCGGAGGAAGTGCTGGCCCTGCTGCCGGAGGACGCCCGGCGCGAGATCGCCCGGCGGACCGGCAATGCCCCGATGCCCGTCGAGGACCAGATCCGGCTGGTCGAGGAAGTGGCCGGCGCCGCGGCCGGCGACCTGGTGGACGTGCAGTACGGGCCGACCGGCGTCCAGTGGTGCTCGCCCGGGCTGCTGCGTGCCGTCGCCGACGCCTCCGCCCGGACCGGCCGGCGGGTGCATATGCACTGCCTGGAGACGCGCTACCAGCGTGACTGGGCGGACCGCAATTTCGCCGGAGAACCCGGGGGGATGTTCGCCTTCCTGAAGGGGATCGGGTTGCTGTCGCCGCGCCTGACGCTGGCGCACTGCACCTGGGCGCGGCCGGAAGAGCTGGACCTGATCGCCGAATCAGGCGCCACGGTCGCGGTCAACACGGGCTCCAACCTGGGCATCCGGTCCGGCATCGCGCCGGTGGCCGAGATGGTGGCGCGCGGCTGCAAGGTAGCATTGGGCCTGGACGGGCTGACGCTGAACGAGGACGACGACGCGCTGGGCGAGATGCGCCTCGCCAACGCGCTGCACCGCGGCTGGGGCTTCGACACCGCGATCGACGAGACGGCGATGCTGCGGATCGCCCTGGCCAACGGGCGTGCCGCCGTGACCGGACGGGACGAGGGCGGCGCCATCGAACCCGGAGCGCCCGCGGACCTGCTGCTACTCGACACCGGAAGGCTGGACTCCGACCGGCTGGTGCCGGACCTGTCGCCGCGCGACCTGCTGTTCGCCCGCGCCGGCGCCGGCCATGTCGCCGAGGTGATCGTGGCGGGACGGACGGTCGTGCGGCGGGGCAAGGTGACGGGAATCGACCACGACGCCGCCCAGGCCGAGCTGCTGGACCGGATGCGCCACGGCATCAAGGAGAACGACGCCCTGCGGGCCGCGCTGCCGGAGCTGGGCCGCGCGCTGCACCGGCATTTCGCGGCGGCACCCTGCTGCTGA